The genomic interval AATGCGATCTGGCTTTGCCTACTCGTACATAGTTTGAGACAGCTGGGACCTGCAGTTTCCCTTACCTTCCCATATCACGCAGAAAACGGCTGCAGAGTCCCCAGTCACTACAAATGACGCAGACCAAATCCTTGGTTTCTTCTGTGTACCATTTGCTTCCTGGGAGCAGTTTGAAACACTTCACAGGCTGGCAGAAATCCACCACAACACCCCTACTCCCATCACCAGGCTGAAGCAGCCTGTAGCCTGCTGGGCTGAATCTGAACGTTCTTTCTTTACCTCTTCTCTCCCATTTTCTGTTCTAGTTTGAGTCAAGAAtttctctctggcagaggcattAGAAAGCCTTCATGCAGCTCTCCATAAGGCTGACAGAGGGAGCACCTCCAGACAGCTGCTAGCCTTAAAAAGGGTTGTTTCCATGAGGACCCTGCCTCAAATTTCCTCCACTCTCTGCTCTCAGAGAAATACTACGAATCAAAGCAAAACTTTCTTCACTTGGGAGAAATCGATCAAGGTTTTTGTCTCTCATGGGCATAAACAAAGTCAGAGCCATGATCATCATTACATATCGAGAAAGTTTGGGGTTTGTATAAACATAGCTTGACCACCAATATTGTGGCTGCTGTATATATATTGTACTCTGTTGCTGATTGAAGGAACATTTCATCATTCAAAAACTTGATTTCCTAATTAAAAAGATTCCAAGGTATTAGCACTAAATGTTGGATTGTGAAGATATTCGAACATGTTGTACCTCTGAAAAACTACGTGGCCAACCTTCACCATGGAGGAGCTAGTCACTCCAGGCCAGACTAGTTTATTTGATTAGTTTATTTCTCCAGTTTGAAATTCATTCAATATAGAAGGAACCCAAAAAGCCTGGATAATCTTTTTGTATGAAAGTTTATCTTTCCATTATACTAACCAGTTTCAAACTTCATAAAAATTTGTCAGCTTCCTTCCACAAGCTGTCCTAAAGATTAAACTATTGGAATGAATTACCTTAGAAAGTGTGAACaaattttttccttaattattcttattaaaaatatacagtgtTACTCTACAGAAAGAGACACTGTAGGATTAACTATTGAAAGGGGTAGTGTTTCGTACTGTAACTGCAGTACTTCCTTTTAGAGGGATAGTCTTACATATGAAATGCAAACGCATAAATGCTTTTACACAAGGAAAACTTTTAGAAAGTACTTTCTCTAAAAGGCCGTCTCTAATCTCTAGGTTTATAAAGAAGTCTATCTGCTTACCTCTGTTAAAATATGGAAAGTATAGGCATAAAATGGTCTGGAGTAAACAAAAACAGGCAAAAGATAGTCTTTTCTAGCAATTGAGGCAATACGTATTGCCTCTTTAACCCGATAATGAACAAATTTTAGTGCATTTGGACTTGACTTCAACATATAATCCAGGTATATAGAAGGGTAGAGAGCAGTACTCTCCTTCCACAGCCAAAGCAGAAGATCATTCCGGGAAGATTCAATAGCTGGGCATTTTCCTGTATATGTTTCTGGGTGTTCTTTGTAATCATAATTGTAGCAGTCTGGGTAAAGATAGTAACCCCACAAACCGTTTGGTCTCATATGTTCAGCCAGAAGGATGGTGTTGTTCATAAAGCTCTTGCCAGCGTTTTCAAATTCCTCTTTAGCTACTTTCCTAATTTTGTCCTCTGACCACTGAGGGTGCCGTCTCCGAACCATCTCAAGAGATTTATTTCTATAAATGGTTTTATTGCCCCAGTTCCTATCCCACTGAGGTCTCCAGTTTTCCCAGTCAATGACTGCAAGTCCTTGAAATTTCTTCATGGGTATAGAATAGTCAATGTCGGACTTCGCTTTATTAAGGTGTTTGATAAGACTTTCATTTTGTGGCACACCTCCGTTCACTGGATCTCCATTATCTGAGTAATAGGGATAGTATCCCAAATGAGTGTGATAAAAGATTGTTACATTCGATCCACTCAAAGTCTCATTGGTGTTTGATGCAATGTCAAAAACGCTGAGATCCAGGTCCACTTTATACCGCAGCCTGCACTGTTCAGTGGGCGCATTCCAGACAACAATGAAAGGCTTGTGAAGAAGCAGAGGGGCCTTTGCCTGCTTCAGTAACTGGCCACAGACCATAGTAAGCAGCACTGAGATTGCCATCCATTTGACCCAGACCTTCATGGTATGTGTTTTCTGGGAAATTGTTAACGATAtttccttgaaaataaaaacaagagaagaTATTTGAGAAGGACAGTAACCACCTTGAAGGTAGAAAAGATGACAAAGGGATGTCTTCTAGCTTGATTTTCTTTCGTGAACATGATACTCAGTGCAAATGGAAAAAAGTCCAAAACTGTGACCTTGTTAAAATTAAGTATGATCTCAAATGCTTTCAAAGACTTTTTGATAGACTTCACTGTCTGGAAGTATGTTCTGATgttcacttttttcccttctcatttctcTCAAACACCTCACACATTTGCTTCAGACCTTTCCCTTAAACTTATTTGCTCCCTGACGTCTACAGGAAATGAATAACAGAATAGCTTAAAAGAACAGTATACAAAAGAGCATActatttatttcaaatgtcaCCTTCCAATGTGACAATTTCTGCTATGGTCTATCTTGCTTAGAATATCATGACTGTGAGGCTAAGGTCTTCCTTACCATCTGTATATGCTTATGATCACAATAGGAAAGGTAATTTAAACAGAAGCTATGATGGAAATGTTAACCTCACTCAGATTAACCAAGAGAAATCAGAAATGCTGCAATTTTTAGGACATCTGAAAAAAGTGCATTGTTTATCTACCACTGAACATACTCCTTACTTTCTAAGTATTTAGATTGAGGAACAATAATTAGTCTGCAGTCTAGAAGGGTGCTGCTACTAATGCCTTACTAAGctaattattatatttaaataatttactttaatattttaaactatATCAAACATATTTGAACTAGCCAGAAAAGCATCCTATACCTTTGCAAAGGGGAGTTAGTCTATATAGGTGGATGCTCATtagtattcttttttccttttgaggttTGCCATTTTCACTGGCTACTGGCCATACTGGCTTAGGGACTACTAGTATTCTGGGAGCTGTCAGTGCTCCCGGGTTGCTGGCACCTAGGGAGCCCAAAGCTGTGCTTTGTGCCCTGTGGTGCAGCTGCTCATCATTGCCCACAGTCAGCTGCTCCAGGATCTCTCCCTGTTCACGTCTCTTGCCCGAGAAGCACAGTTCAGCTCTACACTAGATTTGTTATTCAGGTTTCTTCACTGGGTTGTATAGTTCATATTACTGGTACTGATGACCAAACCACACAGCAGCACCCAGCTTGAACCTAGGGGTCACAAAATTGGCTTCCCTTTATAAACATTATTGCATCTACCATATGACATGGTTTATCCTCTCAGTTGCTACTTTCTGTCATTCATCTATCACATTTTTCTCAGTTTAATTCACGTGTTAAAGATTGTCAAGCTGCAATCACTGTCTGTGCTGTATGTTCAATTCATGCACTAGCCATGTGAATTTGAAATATCCTGGATCTTGATGTTTCCCCATATTTACatcttttttaatgatttcttttcatGACTGTAAAATTAGGCCCAAGTTATCCTACCCTAATATAGCTAGCTTAATTATACTGGCTTCAATTGGCCCTAGTATACTCTCACTAAATTTTAACCTGTTAAACATATATATAACTTCACTTCTTTCCTAGATAACAGGAATAACAACTCATCACATCTAACCATCTGTTATAGAGCCACTAGATCACAGCTGAGACaggtagttttctttctttccaaaccaTTATAGCCAGCACACTATGCTAAATACTAGATTCTGCAGTACTTCTTGGATACTGCCTTTTTATCTGTAATGGAACGTCAGATCTAAACGGAATGTCGGGAAGGCTGCAGGTACCCCTACCAAAACCCCTCAGCAGAcctattaaagaaaaagagaaactgttcctttctttgaaaaGGTGTGGGCTCTCATAAGTGCTATGATCCAGGATTCTCCTgtcatttgtctttttcttctaacCCTGGGTTTGATGTTTCTGCTCCTAGCAATCACTACTCTTGATCTTCTGCCACTCCCTTAAGTccttcctttgtctttttatcTCCCATATGACAATCTACCTCTCTACCCCAAGTACTATGCCATTTCATCCTCAGTCCTAGAAAAGGATTGAGTCCCCCTGTGCAGCAGTCTGGTAAAAGGACATCTTCCTAAGAGGTGGAGGAGGGCAAGCTGCATTAAGCAATGATTAGATGGAGCACataaagagcagaacagcgaaaGGCCAGGACAGTGGGACCTAGGAGAGAGCTCTCATCAGCAAGTTGCAGATTTAAGCTCCTGTTGTTTCCTCACTCTCCTCTGGTTACTTattttgcatgcatacatatatatagctcCCAAGTTTGAAAACTTTACTCATAATCCTTTATATTCTATTAATAACATCCACAAATGAAATGGGCTGTTGCTATAGGGCATCAAGCTGGTACCACTTATGAGCATGCCTGTTGGAAAAAGAAGCCAGCTTGTTTTCACTCCACTTATGAGCTGGAAGGAAGTCTCATGCTTGCCGCTGGAATCTTTTTCTCTGTTATCTTTCAATCAGTCTTGCATAACCACCTAAGCTAtgacattactttaaaaaaaaaaaaaaaagcacgctttTAGCTTCCTGTTATACACAAACCGCTGAACACCTCACAGTACTTTTCACTGCTTCCTTGATGCAGTGATCAGATTCAGTACGTTTATAAGAGCTTTTTCACGATTGAGATTGGATTGCTTTGCAGTACATGAGATTAAGCCCATTACACAAAACTTTTCTGTAGCAGTGATAGCTCAGATGAAAGAAGAGGAGCAAAACGGGAGAAAGAAAGTGTTAGTGAATTTCTATGTAAGAAAAGATCAAAAAAATCCTAGCTGTCTAAAATCACAATCCAAATGTTGATATTGTTCAGCCTTGTGTTATTATGAAAATATAATCAGATCATTGTCATATATTAATGACTAATCCAGTACAGTTCTTGTCTAGAGCTGAGGCCCACAGGCATTACCACAATGCAGATAATAAATCTTAACAATAATAGGCCAGGAAATATACAATAGAATAATTCTAATTGATACTTTTTTAATTCTTGGTCAATGTCTTTCACTGTCCTTGACAAGGCTTTAAATAACACCACAGCTGAAAAAACGAATATATTTATAATCAGGATATGTTGAATAATTCTCTAGGCCCTTCATGAAAGATGCGCAGGACCCTGGATGCCTTGCTGAACCGTAGACATGCAGATGTCTTCCTCTGCAAGCTGAATCCCACTGTAAGGGGATGGAATCCATCTAACCCTGTTCTAGATATTTAGAAGTTGAGGAGCTCATACAGGACAGTCATTCAGGCTCCTTCAGTGAAAAAAGGACACCTCCCAAAGTTATTACAAGCTCCGTATTTTAGAGCTATATGGAAGCAGTCACCCAGCTCTCTCCATTAGCCTAGAGAGGTGATAACCACCTAAATAAGGCAACATGCCTCCCTTTTAGATGTCTAAAAGGACCAAGCATCTCACTTTTCCACTGCGCTTCATAACATACAGAGAGAGACCGCCCCATATGCCTAATTCCTTAAAGGGCAGAGAATTCCCCAAAAAATTCCTTGTGCTGTTGGCAAGGTCCTACCCAGATGTGTTAATCTGATGAGCTTTGATGTTATTGGCACATGCAAATTTTACTAtagatgttttattttgcttcagaacACCATCTGAGGCTACGTGAAACAAGTTTTCAGGGAAATGGGTAGGTCTTACCTTTAACATTGAAAAAAAGAGTGGAGAATAAATTATCTGTTGTTTCACATGAAACAACTTCTAAGTAAGAACAAAACATCTTTTATTACAATTTCCACTGCTGTTTGTTTGGACTATGGGGTTTTTGATCTCATGCAAGAGCATTAATTGGGCTGCTTTAATCCCTATTTTCTAATGAGCACAGGCATTAATGATTCCATCTTGAAGCTCATTATCAACCTCAATTCAAGTTCTCCCGCTCTTCTAATTCAATGACATGTTGTCATGGTTAATTTAACTTCTCAAAGATGCCCACATCTTTCTCAAGCAGGGAAGTATTTTCAGAACAGAATCTGTTCTCAATGTTTCTGCTCTATATTCTAAAAACAAAAGTGAATTCTTCATAAGGGAAAGAATTAAAAGCCTGATCCCATGACCATTGAAGTTGAACAACATGGATTCCAATATAGTCCAATGGTGTTTTCCAGACAGACAATTATGCTTCTCTGCCATTTTTATTGATTATCCCAGGGTTCTTTACAGTACAGCACACTATGTTACAGCTGATACTTTAGACTATGGTTCATATGTTGATCATATAATGGCAAGCCAAAATACTTTCATAATAGCAAATGCAATATCTCATTTTATATTCCTCTGTTTGTATACTGACTTTTCAAGAAAGTAAAATCATTTAACAATAGTACCATTCTGCTTTTTCATCTTCTGCTGATTTTAATTATCCTTGAAGGCTAaggctttctttctcttctagatAAAGAATTCATTAATGTAGATATATTCACTATTCAGATTTCATTTACAGAAGTGGAGTGTTTTAAGTGTTTTGACTGGCGGAGCTTTGTGTCAATGGACAATAAAAATAAGAACCTTTCTTCAATCAGCTGAGCATTTTGTAAAATTTAATAATCTTTCACGATGTATTTTCTGgagattttatttcattaaaattctttACCTGTCATGCTAGAGACTTACAGGATATTTTCATACTCATTCTGAACAGATACAATCTCTCTAAAACTGTAATGGCAAACTATGCCATAAGGTAAAAGGTAGGTTTTAAGCAGCAGTTGCATTGAAGCCAAGAGAGTATATCATTTTAGATCTAATTGCAGCTAGATTTTAAAGGTGGTGTAGTTGACGTTTTAATTGtatgtaaaaatgattttaaaaactaaatcatGTAACAATGGTAACACTTAGAAGCCTGTAACATATGACTGACTTGAGCATATCTCATGCCCTTGCTTCTAATAGAAGAGGGGAAACTACAGTCCTGAAGCTAAGTTGAAATATATGCAACAATGTGCAGCAGGAAAAAACTCACAGATATGTGGTTTTACCTATGAAGTATGAGAGTTAGGTTGTGTATCTTTCATTGACCCCCGTAATTATTTCAGAATTGAGaaacatattttggaaaaaaaaaggaaagaatctgAAGTTCCTACAATAATGGCCATTTCAGATTCCACCATTAGCAATATCTGGCTATCATAATTTAAAATCTAGAGG from Struthio camelus isolate bStrCam1 chromosome 1, bStrCam1.hap1, whole genome shotgun sequence carries:
- the LOC104152155 gene encoding hyaluronidase-4, whose protein sequence is MKVWVKWMAISVLLTMVCGQLLKQAKAPLLLHKPFIVVWNAPTEQCRLRYKVDLDLSVFDIASNTNETLSGSNVTIFYHTHLGYYPYYSDNGDPVNGGVPQNESLIKHLNKAKSDIDYSIPMKKFQGLAVIDWENWRPQWDRNWGNKTIYRNKSLEMVRRRHPQWSEDKIRKVAKEEFENAGKSFMNNTILLAEHMRPNGLWGYYLYPDCYNYDYKEHPETYTGKCPAIESSRNDLLLWLWKESTALYPSIYLDYMLKSSPNALKFVHYRVKEAIRIASIARKDYLLPVFVYSRPFYAYTFHILTETDLVNTIGESAALGAAGVVLWGSIQYASSKESCSTVKRYIDGPLGHYVINVTSAAKLCSKVLCKKNGRCIRKNSDSAAYLHLSPTNFKIQVRHSAMGPRFQVTGKLSLKNVEAMRQRFMCQCYQGWTGIFCELPDQRLMEHRVHFVFDRSRKQKLYIFLLGAVQLILLYTAH